The following proteins are encoded in a genomic region of Micromonospora olivasterospora:
- a CDS encoding sigma-70 family RNA polymerase sigma factor, with amino-acid sequence MLRALHSEHADALFAHALRLVDGDRSRAEDLVQETLLRAWRHPEALDPARGSVRAWLFTTARNLAIDAWRRRSTRVGEVYTDELPEPSESVDEAERAVEAWTVAEALNRLSPSHREVLIECFYQGRSVAEAAARLGVPPGTVKSRTHYALRSLRLVLAEMGVTE; translated from the coding sequence CTGCTGCGCGCGCTGCACTCCGAGCACGCCGACGCGCTGTTCGCGCACGCCCTGCGGCTGGTCGACGGCGACCGGTCCCGGGCCGAGGACCTGGTGCAGGAGACGCTGCTGCGGGCCTGGCGGCACCCGGAGGCACTGGATCCGGCGCGGGGCTCGGTGCGGGCCTGGCTCTTCACCACCGCCCGGAACCTGGCCATCGACGCCTGGCGCCGCCGCTCCACCCGGGTCGGCGAGGTCTACACCGACGAACTGCCGGAGCCCTCGGAGTCGGTCGACGAGGCGGAGCGGGCGGTGGAGGCGTGGACCGTCGCGGAGGCGCTCAACCGGCTCAGCCCGAGCCACCGGGAGGTGCTGATCGAGTGCTTCTACCAGGGACGATCGGTCGCCGAGGCGGCGGCCCGGCTGGGCGTCCCGCCGGGCACGGTCAAGTCCCGCACCCACTACGCGCTGCGCTCACTACGGTTGGTGCTGGCCGAGATGGGGGTGACCGAATGA
- the rarD gene encoding EamA family transporter RarD, translated as MTPLRLGYLYGLGAYLIWGFFPLYFKLLRPAGPLEILAHRIVWSVVLVALLLAAMRNVGFLRGLARRPGALLGIVAAAALIALNWGAYIYGVNSDRVVETALGYFINPLVSVLLGVGVLRERLRPAQWLALGIGGAAVAVLTVDYGRLPWLALTLAVTFAAYGLVKKRLALPAAEGLFVESAVLALPALGYLGWLAAAGDPAFGNVSAGHTALLVLAGAATAIPLLLFAGAANRLSLTALGMLQYVAPILQLGCGVLVFHEPMPPARLAGFALVWAALLVFTADALHHARRARRHPTPADRDLALSAPHTGR; from the coding sequence GTGACCCCGCTCCGTCTCGGATACCTCTACGGCCTCGGCGCGTACCTGATCTGGGGCTTCTTCCCGCTGTACTTCAAGCTGCTGCGGCCGGCCGGCCCGCTGGAGATCCTGGCGCACCGGATCGTCTGGTCGGTGGTACTCGTCGCGCTGCTGCTCGCCGCGATGCGCAACGTCGGCTTCCTGCGGGGGCTGGCGCGCCGCCCCGGGGCGCTGCTCGGGATTGTCGCCGCCGCCGCGTTGATCGCGCTCAACTGGGGCGCGTACATCTACGGGGTCAACTCCGACCGGGTGGTGGAGACGGCTCTCGGCTACTTCATCAATCCGCTGGTGTCGGTGCTGCTCGGGGTGGGGGTGCTGCGCGAGCGGCTGCGTCCGGCGCAGTGGCTGGCGCTGGGCATCGGCGGGGCGGCGGTGGCCGTGCTCACGGTCGACTACGGCAGACTTCCCTGGCTGGCGCTCACCCTGGCGGTCACCTTCGCGGCGTACGGGCTGGTCAAGAAGCGGCTGGCGCTGCCGGCCGCGGAGGGACTGTTCGTGGAGTCGGCGGTGCTGGCGCTGCCCGCTCTGGGATACCTCGGTTGGCTCGCCGCCGCCGGCGATCCCGCCTTCGGCAACGTCTCCGCCGGGCACACCGCGCTGCTGGTGCTGGCCGGCGCGGCGACCGCGATCCCGCTGTTGCTGTTCGCCGGGGCGGCCAACCGGCTGTCGCTGACCGCACTGGGGATGCTCCAGTACGTGGCGCCGATCCTCCAGCTCGGCTGCGGCGTGCTGGTCTTCCACGAGCCGATGCCGCCGGCCCGCCTCGCCGGCTTCGCGCTGGTCTGGGCGGCCCTGCTGGTCTTCACGGCCGATGCCCTGCACCACGCCCGCCGCGCCCGCCGCCACCCCACCCCCGCCGACCGCGATCTTGCACTTTCGGCCCCCCATACGGGGCGTTAG
- a CDS encoding transposase — MQRRLVGIDLGIASAHTVRVRDEAGREVCRRRCEPTVDSLSMIESAALAGAAPGTRLEVVIEPTGPAWLPIAVFFTARGHLVFRVSSAKAADLRRFLSRHAKSNGIDADTLARLPLIDPDGLRPLELPDAAAAALDRRVRACDRLTMAASEHKVRIKDLVRQVMPCTPLTGDLGKADLAVLERYADPRALLRLGRARLTALIVKASHNHQGAARAEQWLVAAQAAVDLYGDHPAVAFTDLAAEIATEVRLLRAITTELAAHAAERETCYRWVDPMQLARSLPGLAEVGGPAMTAVIGDAARFPTAAHFKSYLGLAPRASETGDTDRKGQPMSKAGSRLARATLIRAADWARKQDPQLARIYHQQMVERGAEHLKASCVVAARLAERLWTVMRRRMPYVICDVDGTPVTPQQAKQIIAQQWTVTEEIRRRRRSTKRRAGKAPHQALTGHDQKDARSVRTRRPSPPESSATPSRTVKQPALLTTDPR; from the coding sequence ATGCAGCGCAGGTTGGTCGGTATCGATTTGGGGATCGCGTCGGCGCACACGGTACGGGTGCGTGACGAGGCCGGACGGGAGGTGTGCCGGCGGCGGTGCGAGCCGACGGTGGACAGCTTGTCGATGATCGAGTCCGCGGCGTTGGCCGGGGCGGCGCCGGGCACGCGGTTGGAGGTGGTGATCGAGCCGACCGGGCCGGCGTGGCTGCCGATCGCGGTGTTCTTCACCGCTCGGGGGCACCTGGTGTTCCGGGTGTCGAGTGCGAAGGCGGCGGATCTGCGCCGGTTCCTGTCGCGGCATGCGAAGTCCAACGGCATTGACGCGGACACCCTGGCCCGCTTGCCGTTGATCGACCCGGACGGGCTACGGCCCCTCGAACTGCCGGATGCGGCAGCGGCGGCGTTGGACCGGCGGGTGCGCGCGTGTGACCGGCTGACCATGGCCGCGTCTGAGCACAAGGTGCGGATCAAGGACCTGGTCCGGCAGGTGATGCCGTGCACCCCGCTGACCGGTGATCTGGGCAAGGCCGACCTGGCGGTGCTGGAACGCTACGCCGACCCGCGTGCCCTGCTGCGGCTGGGCCGGGCCCGGCTGACCGCGCTGATCGTCAAGGCGTCCCACAACCACCAGGGCGCGGCGCGCGCCGAGCAGTGGCTGGTCGCCGCCCAAGCGGCGGTCGACCTCTACGGTGATCACCCGGCGGTCGCGTTCACCGACCTGGCCGCCGAGATCGCCACCGAGGTGCGGCTACTACGCGCCATCACCACCGAGCTGGCCGCGCACGCGGCCGAACGGGAGACCTGTTACCGGTGGGTCGACCCGATGCAGCTGGCCCGTAGCCTGCCCGGCCTGGCCGAGGTCGGCGGACCGGCGATGACCGCGGTCATCGGTGACGCCGCCCGGTTCCCCACCGCGGCGCACTTCAAGTCATACCTCGGGCTGGCGCCGCGCGCGTCAGAGACCGGTGACACCGACCGCAAGGGCCAGCCGATGTCCAAGGCCGGCTCCCGGCTGGCCCGGGCCACTCTGATCCGGGCCGCGGACTGGGCTCGCAAGCAGGACCCGCAGCTCGCGCGCATCTACCACCAGCAGATGGTCGAACGCGGTGCCGAACACCTCAAAGCCAGCTGTGTGGTCGCGGCCCGGCTCGCCGAACGGCTCTGGACCGTGATGCGCCGCCGCATGCCGTATGTCATCTGCGACGTCGACGGCACGCCGGTCACCCCACAGCAGGCGAAACAGATCATCGCGCAGCAGTGGACCGTGACCGAGGAGATCCGCCGCAGGCGGCGCAGCACCAAGCGCAGGGCGGGGAAGGCCCCTCACCAAGCCCTCACGGGACATGATCAAAAAGACGCTCGAAGCGTACGAACGAGGCGACCTTCCCCACCCGAATCCTCCGCGACACCGTCACGGACCGTCAAGCAACCCGCCCTCTTGACAACCGATCCTCGATAG
- a CDS encoding MFS transporter codes for MTGTAPYPSPHAAAARRPVRAGAGAVATTVACVLPVFLVGGLAVQLGADLGLSPAGLGLAVSVYFGVGALASVPSGALVERLGPAVAARAGIVLSAGSMLAVAALARSYPVLVALLALGAAANALGQLASNAALVRHVPARRQGLSFGVKQAAIPVSTLLAGLAVPTIAVTAGWRWAFLAGAAAALAALPAVPREEARPARPAGAKRAGGGTWALVAVGVAATLAAAAANALGTFLVDSAADRGLPPGLAGLTLTLGSAVCVLARVGAGWLADRRDGGHVAVIAGMLVVGAAGLVLLAVSGTAPLVAGVLLGFGLGWAWPGLMNFAVVRLHPAAPAAATSITQTGVYAGGCLGPLALGATAAGFGYPTMWLAAAVAMLLAAALMLTATRLLPNPTRTP; via the coding sequence ATGACCGGCACTGCCCCGTACCCCTCGCCCCACGCCGCCGCCGCCCGCCGGCCGGTCCGCGCCGGCGCGGGCGCCGTCGCCACCACGGTCGCCTGCGTCCTGCCCGTGTTCCTCGTCGGCGGTCTCGCCGTGCAGCTCGGCGCCGACCTGGGCCTGTCCCCGGCCGGGCTGGGGCTGGCGGTGTCCGTCTACTTCGGCGTCGGCGCGCTCGCCTCGGTTCCGTCCGGCGCCCTCGTGGAGCGGCTCGGCCCGGCCGTCGCGGCCCGCGCCGGCATCGTGCTCTCCGCCGGGTCCATGCTGGCCGTGGCGGCGCTGGCCCGGTCGTACCCGGTGCTGGTGGCCCTCCTGGCGCTCGGCGCCGCCGCCAACGCGCTGGGCCAGTTGGCCAGCAACGCGGCGCTGGTGCGACACGTGCCGGCCCGCAGGCAGGGGCTGTCGTTCGGCGTGAAGCAGGCGGCGATCCCCGTCTCCACGCTCCTGGCCGGTCTGGCCGTGCCGACGATCGCGGTGACCGCCGGGTGGCGGTGGGCCTTCTTGGCGGGCGCGGCGGCCGCCCTGGCCGCGCTGCCGGCCGTACCGCGCGAGGAGGCCCGCCCCGCGCGGCCCGCCGGCGCGAAGCGGGCCGGCGGAGGCACGTGGGCCCTCGTCGCGGTCGGGGTCGCCGCCACCCTCGCGGCCGCCGCCGCGAACGCCCTCGGCACCTTCCTCGTCGACTCGGCGGCCGACCGCGGACTGCCGCCCGGCCTGGCCGGGCTGACCCTGACCCTCGGCAGCGCGGTCTGCGTGCTCGCCCGGGTGGGCGCCGGCTGGCTCGCCGACCGGCGCGACGGCGGGCACGTCGCGGTCATCGCCGGCATGCTCGTCGTCGGCGCGGCCGGCCTGGTCCTGCTCGCGGTGTCCGGCACGGCGCCGCTGGTGGCGGGCGTGCTGCTCGGCTTCGGCCTGGGCTGGGCGTGGCCCGGCCTGATGAACTTCGCGGTCGTCCGGCTGCACCCGGCCGCGCCGGCCGCCGCCACCTCGATCACCCAGACCGGGGTGTACGCCGGCGGCTGCCTCGGCCCGCTCGCGCTCGGCGCGACCGCCGCCGGCTTCGGCTACCCGACGATGTGGCTGGCGGCGGCGGTGGCGATGCTCCTGGCCGCCGCGCTCATGCTGACGGCCACCCGCCTCCTCCCGAACCCCACCCGCACCCCGTAA
- a CDS encoding IS110 family transposase — MRGLPEEIPDADSEKVWERVCAVDVAKESGMVCTRLPAAGGRRVSRVWQVTATTNAVSDLAADLVAAGVEKVTVESTSDYWRIWFYLFEAAGLDVQLVNARDVKNVPGRPKTDKLDAVWLAKLTEKGLLRPSFVPAAPVRVLRDYTRMRVDLVRDRTRYWSRLEKLLEDALIKVSSVASTLRTVSTRDMVEALIAGQRDPATLASLAHGALRRKRNALIEALTGRFDDHHGELARILLDQIDRLDTEIAKLTTRIGQILDDIDPPSQPGGGDGDTPAPDARRRLAEIPGISTESAQLIIAEIGLDMTRFPTAAHLVSWAKLCPRTIQSGTSLTAGKTGKGNPYLKGALGMAAATVARGKGTFLSERYRRLVTRRGKGKAKVAVARSILVIIWHLLNDPTARYHDLGADFHERRINTTRKINSLVRQLEALGHTVTLQPTT, encoded by the coding sequence ATGCGCGGGTTACCCGAAGAGATCCCGGACGCTGACAGCGAGAAGGTCTGGGAGCGGGTGTGTGCGGTCGATGTGGCCAAGGAGTCGGGGATGGTGTGTACCCGGCTACCCGCCGCGGGTGGGCGGCGGGTGAGCCGGGTGTGGCAGGTGACGGCGACCACGAACGCGGTCAGTGACCTTGCCGCCGATCTGGTGGCGGCGGGGGTGGAGAAGGTCACCGTGGAAAGCACGTCGGACTACTGGCGGATCTGGTTCTACCTGTTCGAGGCAGCCGGGTTGGACGTGCAGTTGGTCAACGCCCGTGACGTCAAGAACGTGCCCGGGCGGCCGAAGACCGACAAGCTGGACGCGGTGTGGTTGGCCAAGCTCACCGAGAAGGGCCTGTTGCGGCCCTCGTTCGTGCCTGCGGCTCCGGTGCGGGTGTTGCGTGACTACACCCGGATGCGGGTGGATCTGGTCCGGGACCGGACCCGCTACTGGTCGAGGTTGGAGAAACTGCTTGAAGACGCCCTGATCAAGGTGTCGTCGGTGGCCTCCACCCTGCGGACGGTGTCGACGCGGGACATGGTTGAGGCGTTGATCGCCGGTCAACGTGATCCGGCGACCCTCGCCTCGCTGGCCCACGGAGCGCTGCGCCGCAAACGCAACGCCCTCATCGAGGCACTCACCGGCCGCTTCGACGACCATCACGGCGAGTTGGCCCGGATCCTGCTCGACCAGATCGACCGCCTCGACACCGAGATCGCGAAACTCACCACACGGATCGGGCAGATACTCGACGACATCGACCCACCCTCCCAGCCGGGCGGCGGCGACGGCGACACCCCGGCGCCAGACGCCCGGCGGCGCCTGGCCGAGATCCCGGGCATCAGCACCGAGTCCGCGCAACTGATCATCGCCGAGATCGGTCTGGACATGACACGGTTCCCCACCGCGGCGCACCTGGTGTCCTGGGCGAAGCTGTGTCCGCGCACCATCCAGTCCGGTACCAGCCTCACCGCGGGCAAGACAGGCAAAGGCAATCCGTACCTCAAAGGCGCCCTCGGTATGGCCGCAGCCACCGTCGCCCGCGGCAAGGGAACGTTCCTGTCCGAACGCTACCGGCGTCTGGTCACACGTCGAGGCAAAGGCAAGGCCAAGGTCGCCGTCGCCCGCTCCATCCTCGTGATCATCTGGCACCTGCTCAACGACCCAACCGCCCGTTACCACGATCTCGGCGCCGACTTCCACGAACGCCGTATCAACACCACCCGGAAGATCAACAGCCTGGTCCGGCAACTCGAAGCCCTCGGCCACACCGTCACCCTGCAACCGACAACCTGA
- a CDS encoding PhoX family protein — translation MSDRPRLLPLLGGTRHGSRDAMTCLYRCGNACDHPVPNPTDNPYLGDIVDAEVSRRGVVRAGAVGALVLGFGGAAAGALAGAAPAAAAPAAPVVPEATAFARPEGGVGSGALTFKPIPPNKLDTLVVPNGYDHAVVIRWGDPVVPGTPEFDLHGQTAAKQAKQFGYNNDFVGVLPLDKRGRRALLVVNHEYTNEDLMFPGFTSLEALSVEQLKVAMAAHGMSVVELERVDGSGQWRVVDNGRRPYNRRVTALATKFDLTGPAAGSAWLRTAADPKGRTVVGTLNNCAGGVTPWGTVLSGEENFNQYFVGGDGVPEELKPKLARYGISTTDRYPSGSRRWDRADERFDLAQHPNEAHRFGWVVEIDPFDPESRPRKHTALGRFKHEGANVIIAKNGHAVAYMGDDERFDYLYKFVSDKKFLPGDSWVARKHNLTLLESGTLYVAQLAGNSDAEIDGSGKLPADGAFDGRGRWIKLVSGNRSHVDGMTAADVLTFTRLAADKAGATKMDRPEDVEPSQLTGKVYVALTNNTDRGKAGKAAADEANPRNLNKHGQILELVEDRGDNTAETFAWSLPIVCGDPTDPSTHFAGYDKSGVSPISCPDNVAFDATGNLWISTDGNALGSNDGLFATAVEGPERGHLKQFLTVPVGAETCGPFITGDNRSVFVAVQHPGEITGASVENPASTWPDGDYAKPGVVVTWRLDGGPIGS, via the coding sequence ATGAGCGACCGTCCCCGGCTGCTCCCCCTGCTGGGCGGCACCCGCCACGGCAGCCGCGACGCCATGACCTGCCTGTACCGCTGCGGCAACGCCTGCGACCACCCGGTGCCGAACCCCACCGACAACCCGTACCTCGGTGACATCGTGGACGCCGAGGTCTCCCGGCGCGGCGTCGTCCGGGCCGGTGCTGTCGGCGCGCTCGTGCTCGGCTTCGGTGGCGCGGCCGCTGGCGCGCTGGCCGGCGCCGCCCCGGCCGCCGCGGCGCCCGCCGCCCCGGTCGTGCCCGAGGCCACCGCCTTCGCCCGCCCCGAGGGCGGCGTGGGCAGCGGCGCGCTGACCTTCAAGCCGATCCCGCCGAACAAGCTGGACACGCTGGTGGTGCCGAACGGCTACGACCACGCGGTGGTGATCCGCTGGGGCGACCCGGTCGTGCCGGGCACGCCGGAGTTCGACCTGCACGGGCAGACCGCCGCGAAGCAGGCCAAGCAGTTCGGCTACAACAACGACTTCGTCGGCGTGCTGCCGCTGGACAAGCGGGGCCGCCGGGCGCTGCTCGTGGTCAACCACGAGTACACCAACGAGGACCTGATGTTCCCCGGTTTCACCAGCCTGGAGGCGCTCTCGGTCGAGCAGCTCAAGGTCGCCATGGCCGCGCACGGCATGTCGGTGGTGGAGCTGGAGCGGGTCGACGGCAGCGGGCAGTGGCGGGTGGTCGACAACGGCCGTCGGCCGTACAACCGGCGGGTCACCGCCCTGGCCACGAAGTTCGACCTGACCGGCCCGGCCGCCGGCTCGGCGTGGCTGCGCACCGCCGCGGACCCCAAGGGCCGGACGGTGGTCGGCACGCTGAACAACTGCGCCGGCGGCGTCACCCCGTGGGGCACCGTGCTCTCCGGCGAGGAGAACTTCAACCAGTACTTCGTCGGCGGCGACGGCGTGCCGGAGGAGCTGAAGCCGAAGCTGGCCCGGTACGGCATCAGCACCACCGATCGGTACCCGAGCGGCAGCCGCCGGTGGGACCGCGCCGACGAGCGGTTCGACCTGGCACAGCACCCGAACGAGGCGCACCGGTTCGGCTGGGTCGTGGAGATCGACCCGTTCGACCCGGAGAGCCGGCCGCGCAAGCACACGGCGCTGGGCCGGTTCAAGCACGAGGGCGCGAACGTCATCATCGCCAAGAACGGCCACGCGGTGGCGTACATGGGTGACGACGAGCGGTTCGACTACCTCTACAAGTTCGTCTCGGACAAGAAGTTCCTGCCGGGCGACTCGTGGGTGGCCCGCAAGCACAACCTGACCCTGCTGGAGTCCGGCACCCTCTACGTCGCGCAGTTGGCGGGCAACTCGGACGCCGAGATCGACGGCTCCGGCAAGCTTCCCGCCGACGGGGCGTTCGACGGCCGGGGCCGCTGGATCAAGCTGGTCAGCGGCAACCGGTCGCACGTGGACGGGATGACCGCGGCGGACGTGCTCACCTTCACCCGGCTGGCCGCGGACAAGGCCGGCGCGACGAAGATGGACCGCCCGGAGGACGTCGAGCCGAGCCAGCTCACCGGCAAGGTGTACGTGGCGCTGACCAACAACACCGACCGGGGCAAGGCTGGGAAGGCGGCGGCGGACGAGGCCAACCCGCGCAACCTCAACAAGCACGGCCAGATCCTGGAGCTGGTGGAGGACCGGGGCGACAACACCGCTGAGACGTTCGCCTGGTCGCTGCCGATCGTCTGCGGCGACCCGACCGACCCGTCGACCCACTTCGCCGGTTACGACAAGAGCGGGGTCTCCCCGATCTCCTGCCCGGACAACGTCGCCTTCGACGCCACCGGCAACCTCTGGATCTCCACCGACGGCAACGCGTTGGGCAGCAACGACGGCCTCTTCGCCACCGCCGTCGAGGGCCCGGAGCGGGGTCACCTGAAGCAGTTCCTGACGGTTCCGGTGGGCGCGGAGACCTGCGGCCCGTTCATCACCGGCGACAACCGGTCGGTGTTCGTGGCCGTGCAGCACCCGGGCGAGATCACCGGCGCCTCGGTGGAGAACCCGGCCTCGACGTGGCCGGACGGCGACTACGCCAAGCCCGGCGTGGTGGTCACCTGGCGGCTGGACGGCGGCCCGATCGGCAGCTGA
- a CDS encoding anti-sigma factor family protein: MSRCEFAYDDGAYVLGALSPAERAAYERHLSGCASCRESVAEIAVLPGLLGRRDPAGLEQFLPSPQEESRVPALLAAAGDRRRRERWATRRRHALTVLVAAAVALFAGFGAAGTVRPAPEATGTPAPQVPMAAMRPVAGTVPVHAEVGLTGTAWGTEVTMRCGYDWRPGHREAYTFRLVAHGPDGATEQIGSWLAAPGDDVRLTGATRFTGSQLVRLELLRADGTPVLIYDAR; the protein is encoded by the coding sequence ATGAGCCGCTGCGAGTTCGCGTACGACGACGGCGCGTACGTGCTCGGGGCGCTCTCCCCCGCCGAACGCGCCGCGTACGAGCGGCACCTGTCCGGCTGCGCCTCCTGCCGCGAGTCGGTCGCCGAGATCGCCGTACTGCCCGGGCTGCTCGGCCGGCGCGACCCCGCGGGCCTGGAGCAGTTCCTGCCGTCGCCGCAGGAGGAGTCCCGGGTGCCCGCGCTGCTCGCCGCCGCCGGGGACCGCCGCCGCCGCGAGCGGTGGGCGACCCGCCGTCGGCACGCCCTGACGGTGCTCGTCGCGGCCGCCGTGGCGCTGTTCGCCGGGTTCGGTGCGGCCGGCACGGTCCGGCCCGCCCCCGAGGCCACCGGGACGCCCGCCCCGCAGGTGCCCATGGCCGCCATGCGCCCGGTCGCCGGCACGGTGCCGGTGCACGCCGAGGTGGGGCTGACCGGCACCGCGTGGGGCACCGAGGTCACCATGCGCTGCGGGTACGACTGGCGGCCCGGCCACCGGGAGGCGTACACGTTCCGGCTGGTGGCGCACGGCCCGGACGGCGCCACGGAGCAGATCGGCTCGTGGCTGGCCGCCCCCGGCGACGACGTCCGGCTCACCGGCGCCACCCGCTTCACGGGCTCGCAGCTGGTCCGGCTGGAGCTCCTCCGCGCCGACGGCACCCCGGTCCTCATCTACGACGCCCGCTGA
- a CDS encoding GNAT family N-acetyltransferase yields the protein MFTLTRDDGYQLSTDPARLDLDLVHHWLSTDAYWALGRDRATVERSFGGSLGFGVYRPGDGGQVAVARVVTDGATFAWLCDVYVDRSVRGHRLGTWLAGAVRDLLAELGVRRIVLATDDAHGVYANVGFTNVEPNRWMQYDARVTPLTGKESSDSEPLTVEA from the coding sequence GTGTTCACCCTGACCCGCGATGACGGCTACCAGCTCAGCACCGACCCGGCCCGGCTCGACCTCGACCTCGTGCACCACTGGCTCTCCACCGACGCGTACTGGGCGCTGGGGCGGGACCGGGCGACCGTCGAGCGGTCGTTCGGCGGCTCGCTGGGGTTCGGCGTGTACCGACCCGGCGACGGCGGTCAGGTGGCCGTGGCCAGGGTCGTCACCGACGGCGCCACCTTCGCCTGGCTCTGCGACGTCTACGTCGACCGGTCCGTCCGGGGCCACAGGCTCGGCACCTGGCTGGCCGGTGCCGTCCGGGACCTGCTGGCCGAGCTGGGCGTACGGCGGATCGTGCTGGCCACCGACGACGCGCACGGCGTGTACGCGAATGTCGGCTTCACCAACGTCGAGCCGAACCGCTGGATGCAGTACGACGCTCGGGTGACCCCGCTCACCGGAAAGGAGTCGAGCGACTCAGAGCCCCTTACGGTGGAGGCGTGA
- a CDS encoding IclR family transcriptional regulator encodes MRDPLAEPSDLIRSVSRALRVLEAVGRAPKGLTVKQIARRCELTVATTYHLVRTLAYEGYVIRREDGTYIVGLEIADRYRELVTAFRGPAAVGEILRRAALDTGYTHYLGRFVGGQVAVTAVAEGHRSPYLEDLVPGFDEGAHATALGKALLATLTPDQRMRYLREYGMRPFTSATLTSVEAFEADIAAGDRRGMQMEIGQFRQGVACAAVLVSPDKDMERRMVLACALPAGEMMTSARAVRAKLLTVARAVADSVAAAES; translated from the coding sequence GTGCGCGACCCCTTGGCGGAACCTTCGGATCTCATCCGGAGTGTGTCCCGCGCGCTACGCGTACTCGAGGCGGTCGGTCGTGCCCCGAAGGGCCTGACCGTCAAGCAGATCGCGCGGCGCTGCGAGTTGACCGTGGCCACGACCTATCACCTGGTCCGCACCCTCGCGTACGAGGGCTACGTGATCCGGCGGGAGGACGGCACGTACATCGTGGGCCTGGAGATCGCCGACCGCTACCGCGAGCTGGTCACGGCGTTCCGGGGGCCGGCGGCGGTCGGCGAGATCCTGCGGCGGGCCGCCCTGGACACCGGCTACACCCACTACCTCGGCCGGTTCGTCGGCGGGCAGGTGGCGGTCACGGCGGTCGCCGAGGGGCACCGCTCGCCGTACCTGGAGGACCTGGTCCCGGGCTTCGACGAGGGCGCCCACGCCACCGCGCTCGGCAAGGCCCTGCTGGCCACCCTCACCCCCGACCAACGGATGCGCTACCTGCGCGAGTACGGCATGCGTCCGTTCACCAGCGCCACCCTGACCAGCGTGGAGGCGTTCGAGGCGGACATCGCGGCCGGCGACCGGCGGGGGATGCAGATGGAGATCGGCCAGTTCCGCCAGGGCGTCGCCTGCGCCGCGGTGCTGGTCAGCCCCGACAAGGACATGGAGCGCCGGATGGTGCTGGCGTGCGCGCTGCCGGCCGGCGAGATGATGACCTCCGCCCGGGCGGTCCGGGCGAAGCTGCTCACCGTCGCCCGCGCCGTCGCCGACAGCGTCGCGGCAGCCGAGAGCTGA